Proteins from a single region of Xyrauchen texanus isolate HMW12.3.18 chromosome 7, RBS_HiC_50CHRs, whole genome shotgun sequence:
- the acp5a gene encoding tartrate-resistant acid phosphatase type 5a isoform X1: MWCRERSIIEHKAAGMALPLFLVFLTALPVVLCYHSSFIDLEAKGSNKSSIRFLVVGDWGGLPYPPYVTPIEKATARMMAKTASLMGADFLLALGDNFYYKGVRDVNDPRFQVTFENVYTQDSLNIPWYVIAGNHDHAGNVLAQIEYSQKSKRWNFPYYFYEMNFRIPQTDRTLTIIMLDTVLLCGNSDDFLDEQPRAPRSGILANRQLLWLQERLAKSKADYLLVAGHYPVWSISEHGPTDCLVKSLRPLLKKYKATAYLCGHDHNLQYLKESGIGYVVSGAGNFMDPDERHRNRVPRGYLKFFNGDAATLGGFAHVEVNKKQLTVTFIQARGTSLYQAVLKRRDLSRG, encoded by the exons ATGTGGTGTAGAGAGAGGTCTATCATAGAACATAAAGCTGCTGGT ATGGCGTTACCACTATTTTTGGTGTTTTTAACTGCTCTCCCTGTGGTCCTCTGCTACCATTCCTCTTTCATTGACCTGGAAGCTAAAGGAA GTAACAAGTCCTCTATCAGATTCCTGGTTGTGGGGGACTGGGGTGGTCTGCCATATCCCCCTTATGTAACACCTATAGAGAAGGCCACTGCACGCATGATGGCTAAAACTGCTTCGCTTATGGGGGCTGACTTCCTTCTAGCTCTTGGTGACAACTTCTATTACAAGGGTGTCCGTGACGTCAACGACCCGAGATTCCAG GTCACGTTTGAAAACGTCTATACTCAAGATTCTCTCAACATTCCGTGGTATGTCATTGCTGGCAATCATGACCATGCAGGAAATGTCCTTGCTCAAATTGAGTATAGCCAAAAATCTAAGAGATG GAATTTCCCCTACTATTTCTATGAGATGAATTTCCGCATCCCTCAAACGGACCGTACGCTGACCATTATCATGCTTGACACTGTGTTGCTGTGTGGAAACTCCGATGACTTCCTCGATGAACAGCCCCGGGCTCCCCGAAGTGGTATTCTGGCCAACCGACAGCTGCTCTGGCTTCAGGAGCGATTGGCAAAGTCTAAGGCTGACTATCTTCTGGTGGCTGGCCATTATCCTGTGTGGTCCATATCGGAGCATGGCCCAACTGACTGCCTGGTGAAGAGCTTGAGACCGTTGCTGAAGAAGTATAAGGCCACTGCATACCTGTGTGGCCATGACCACAATCTACAG TACTTGAAAGAATCTGGCATCGGTTATGTGGTTAGTGGAGCTGGTAACTTCATGGATCCTGATGAGCGGCACCGAAATCGTGTTCCTCGTGGCTACCTCAAGTTCTTCAATGGTGATGCTGCCACACTGGGTGGCTTCGCTCACGTGGAGGTCAACAAGAAGCAGCTGACCGTTACCTTCATACAGGCCAGGGGAACCTCTCTTTATCAGGCTGTTCTTAAAAGGCGTGATCTTTCCAGAGGATGA
- the acp5a gene encoding tartrate-resistant acid phosphatase type 5a isoform X2 translates to MALPLFLVFLTALPVVLCYHSSFIDLEAKGSNKSSIRFLVVGDWGGLPYPPYVTPIEKATARMMAKTASLMGADFLLALGDNFYYKGVRDVNDPRFQVTFENVYTQDSLNIPWYVIAGNHDHAGNVLAQIEYSQKSKRWNFPYYFYEMNFRIPQTDRTLTIIMLDTVLLCGNSDDFLDEQPRAPRSGILANRQLLWLQERLAKSKADYLLVAGHYPVWSISEHGPTDCLVKSLRPLLKKYKATAYLCGHDHNLQYLKESGIGYVVSGAGNFMDPDERHRNRVPRGYLKFFNGDAATLGGFAHVEVNKKQLTVTFIQARGTSLYQAVLKRRDLSRG, encoded by the exons ATGGCGTTACCACTATTTTTGGTGTTTTTAACTGCTCTCCCTGTGGTCCTCTGCTACCATTCCTCTTTCATTGACCTGGAAGCTAAAGGAA GTAACAAGTCCTCTATCAGATTCCTGGTTGTGGGGGACTGGGGTGGTCTGCCATATCCCCCTTATGTAACACCTATAGAGAAGGCCACTGCACGCATGATGGCTAAAACTGCTTCGCTTATGGGGGCTGACTTCCTTCTAGCTCTTGGTGACAACTTCTATTACAAGGGTGTCCGTGACGTCAACGACCCGAGATTCCAG GTCACGTTTGAAAACGTCTATACTCAAGATTCTCTCAACATTCCGTGGTATGTCATTGCTGGCAATCATGACCATGCAGGAAATGTCCTTGCTCAAATTGAGTATAGCCAAAAATCTAAGAGATG GAATTTCCCCTACTATTTCTATGAGATGAATTTCCGCATCCCTCAAACGGACCGTACGCTGACCATTATCATGCTTGACACTGTGTTGCTGTGTGGAAACTCCGATGACTTCCTCGATGAACAGCCCCGGGCTCCCCGAAGTGGTATTCTGGCCAACCGACAGCTGCTCTGGCTTCAGGAGCGATTGGCAAAGTCTAAGGCTGACTATCTTCTGGTGGCTGGCCATTATCCTGTGTGGTCCATATCGGAGCATGGCCCAACTGACTGCCTGGTGAAGAGCTTGAGACCGTTGCTGAAGAAGTATAAGGCCACTGCATACCTGTGTGGCCATGACCACAATCTACAG TACTTGAAAGAATCTGGCATCGGTTATGTGGTTAGTGGAGCTGGTAACTTCATGGATCCTGATGAGCGGCACCGAAATCGTGTTCCTCGTGGCTACCTCAAGTTCTTCAATGGTGATGCTGCCACACTGGGTGGCTTCGCTCACGTGGAGGTCAACAAGAAGCAGCTGACCGTTACCTTCATACAGGCCAGGGGAACCTCTCTTTATCAGGCTGTTCTTAAAAGGCGTGATCTTTCCAGAGGATGA